Below is a genomic region from Desulfobacterales bacterium.
GCACCATTCTCATTGTTGACGATCAGCCGGCCAACCTCCTTGCTCTGGAAGGTCTGCTCGAGGACCTGGACCTGAGCATCGTCACCGCGACCTCCGGCAACCAGGCATTGAGCCTGATGCTTGAGCACGATTTTGCCCTGGTGCTCCTCGACGTGCAGATGCCGGACATGGATGGTTTTGAGGCCGCGACCCTGATGCGCGGCCGCAAGGAGACCCGCCATGTGCCGATCATCTTTGTCACCGCCCTTAACAAGGGGAAAAAATATATCTTCAAGGGATACGAGGCCGGGGCGGTTGACTATCTGGCCAAACCGATTGAGCCGGAAATCCTCAAGAGCAAGGTGCGGATCTTTCTCGAACTCGACCGGCAGAAGAAGCTGCTGGAAGAGCACGCCATCCTCCTTGACCTCAAGGTCCGGGAACTGCTGGAGGCCCAGCAGCAACTCAAGAAGGCCAATGTTCAACTCAAGCACCTTTCAGTGCTCGACGGCCTGACCGGGATCCCCAACCGCCGCCGGTTTGACGACTTTTTCAGTCTGGAATGGCGGCGGGCCAGCCGCGAGCACACCCCCCTCTCCCTGATCATCATCGACATCGACTACTTCAAGGCATATAACGACCGCCACGGCCACCAGGCCGGCGACGAGTGTCTGAAGCTGGTATCCGCCGCCCTGGGCAAGGCCCTGATGCGGCCCACCGATCTGATCGCCCGCTACGGCGGGGAAGAGTTCGTTGCCGTGCTGCCGGAAACAGCCCCCAGGGGAGCGCTCCATATCGCCAAACTGCTGCACCGCAACGTGGAAAAACTGGCTATCCCCCATGCCGATTCCACCGTGGCCGGCCATGTGACCATCAGCCTCGGGGTCTCCACCACCGTTCCCACCCAGGACACCGACCCCGGAATCCTGCTCGAAAACGCGGACCAGGCCCTGTATCGGGCCAAGCAGGAAGGCCGCAACCGGATCGTCACCATCAACTGCTGATCTTCACCGGGCAGATCCGGCCACCACCCTGGAGCAGAAGGCCGCAACCGAGAAACCTAAGCATTGATCCGCCAGGGGACCCGGAACGTGGAACCGGTCCGGAATCCACGTTCCCGGTGGATAAGGCCTGTCACATCGTTGGCTGGCCGGTCGTAAAAAAACCGCGGCCCCGCCGACCGGCGGCAGGACCACGGTCATCAACAAACCCGGACGGAAACGGGCTATTTACGGTACCACTTCCCTTCACTGTCCTGGAGCCATTCGCCCGGCGCGGCCCGTTCGGCAATCTGCCGGGCCCGCCGCTGGCCGACCAGTTCGGCGCTTGTTCCCTGCTGTTGGGCAATGGCCCGGTAGACCAGCTGCCGGTCATTGTTCTCGGCCTGGATCACCTTTTCCTGGTCCCGGGCCGCGGCCACGAACTCTAGAAAACCCCGGTTGTTCTCGCCGATCACCCCCTGGGCCTTGAGCGCGTTGATATCCGGCAACCTCGCCCGCATCCGCGCCTTGATATCCCCGCCAAAGGCCTGGGTCCCGCTGACAAAGGCCAGGACCAACCCCAGGGCCAACACTGTCTGCACTATTCGAGAGATCTTCATCATTCCTGTCTCCTGCTTGCTCGATTCCAATCGCTGTTCATGACCTGCCTGCTTCGCCTGCATCCTATTTGCTCCCCTTGGTCCCTTGGTCCAGATCACCGAAAAAATCATCCAGGGCCCGGTCCACCTTGATATTGACATCAATGGTAATATGGATCGGCT
It encodes:
- a CDS encoding diguanylate cyclase, which codes for MAEKSTILIVDDQPANLLALEGLLEDLDLSIVTATSGNQALSLMLEHDFALVLLDVQMPDMDGFEAATLMRGRKETRHVPIIFVTALNKGKKYIFKGYEAGAVDYLAKPIEPEILKSKVRIFLELDRQKKLLEEHAILLDLKVRELLEAQQQLKKANVQLKHLSVLDGLTGIPNRRRFDDFFSLEWRRASREHTPLSLIIIDIDYFKAYNDRHGHQAGDECLKLVSAALGKALMRPTDLIARYGGEEFVAVLPETAPRGALHIAKLLHRNVEKLAIPHADSTVAGHVTISLGVSTTVPTQDTDPGILLENADQALYRAKQEGRNRIVTINC
- a CDS encoding YdbL family protein; its protein translation is MMKISRIVQTVLALGLVLAFVSGTQAFGGDIKARMRARLPDINALKAQGVIGENNRGFLEFVAAARDQEKVIQAENNDRQLVYRAIAQQQGTSAELVGQRRARQIAERAAPGEWLQDSEGKWYRK